A portion of the Natronococcus sp. AD-5 genome contains these proteins:
- a CDS encoding lipoate--protein ligase family protein: MRVFRGRAETIAADREASERLLEVAAAGEPAVRVWIPHRQVAFGRRDSRLEGYDRAREAAGERGFPPVERSVGGRAVAYDGETTIAFARAEPIDDFRRGTDARYERLTAAVEAALEGLGVDLERGEPDDSFCSGAHSLSTADASGPRKIVGIAQRVRQDAALVSGILVVDHRDELAGVLEAVYDELGVPFDPATVGSAAAAGGPSDPNGIRRKLEAALVGDDRDPLEIETVASDAGGDGR, translated from the coding sequence ATGCGCGTATTTCGGGGCCGCGCGGAGACGATCGCGGCCGATCGCGAAGCGAGCGAACGGCTGCTCGAGGTCGCCGCGGCCGGCGAGCCCGCCGTTCGCGTCTGGATTCCCCACCGCCAGGTCGCGTTCGGACGACGGGATAGCCGACTCGAGGGGTACGATCGCGCCCGCGAGGCCGCCGGCGAGCGGGGATTCCCGCCGGTCGAGCGGAGCGTCGGCGGGCGGGCGGTCGCCTACGACGGCGAGACGACGATCGCGTTCGCCCGCGCCGAGCCGATCGACGACTTCCGGCGCGGAACCGACGCGCGGTACGAGCGACTGACGGCGGCCGTGGAGGCGGCGCTCGAGGGACTGGGGGTCGACCTCGAGCGCGGCGAACCCGACGACTCGTTCTGCTCCGGGGCGCACTCGCTGTCGACGGCGGACGCGAGCGGTCCGCGAAAGATCGTCGGCATCGCCCAGCGGGTCCGACAGGACGCGGCGCTGGTCTCGGGGATCCTCGTCGTCGATCACCGCGATGAACTCGCGGGGGTGCTCGAGGCGGTCTACGACGAACTCGGCGTGCCGTTCGATCCGGCGACCGTCGGCAGCGCGGCTGCCGCCGGCGGACCGTCGGATCCGAACGGGATCCGGCGGAAACTCGAGGCCGCGCTCGTCGGAGACGATCGCGACCCGCTGGAGATCGAAACCGTTGCATCAGACGCCGGTGGAGACGGCCGGTAG
- a CDS encoding helix-turn-helix domain-containing protein: MVVILQFRTPVVDSEFGEALRVQDGASIELETLVPSGRRSIPFFWIYAAPPEPIVDSLSGHGSVERVEIVDRIADATLVAIEWRPESDTVFQDIEVCDGQILRAVCQDDHWEFSVRFPDHENLSAFRERCERDDVAVHVHRIYHGTDPGDDPRFGLTTLQREALALAVERGYYDIPRRCSTAELAAELGISSQAMTERLRRAVANLSRYTVLASRSTTDR; encoded by the coding sequence ATGGTCGTAATCCTTCAGTTTCGAACGCCCGTCGTCGACTCCGAATTCGGCGAGGCGCTTCGAGTGCAGGACGGGGCTTCCATCGAACTCGAGACGCTCGTTCCGAGCGGAAGGCGATCGATCCCGTTCTTCTGGATCTACGCTGCGCCGCCGGAGCCGATCGTCGACTCCCTCAGCGGCCACGGGTCGGTCGAGCGCGTCGAAATCGTCGATCGCATCGCCGACGCGACGCTCGTCGCGATCGAGTGGCGTCCCGAATCCGACACCGTGTTCCAGGACATCGAGGTCTGCGACGGGCAGATTCTCCGAGCGGTTTGTCAGGACGACCACTGGGAGTTCAGCGTTCGCTTTCCCGATCACGAGAACCTCTCGGCGTTCAGAGAACGCTGCGAACGCGACGACGTCGCCGTTCACGTCCACCGCATCTATCACGGCACCGATCCGGGCGACGATCCGCGGTTCGGCCTGACCACTCTCCAACGGGAGGCACTGGCGCTCGCGGTCGAACGCGGCTACTACGACATCCCGCGACGGTGTTCGACCGCCGAGTTGGCCGCGGAACTCGGCATCTCGAGCCAGGCGATGACCGAACGCCTCCGGCGGGCGGTCGCGAACCTCTCTCGATACACGGTGCTCGCCTCCCGGTCGACGACCGACCGATGA